The following DNA comes from Winogradskyella sp. PG-2.
CAGGTCTATAGATAAACGATACAATATCTGCATCTTGCTCAATTGCTCCAGATTCACGTAAATCTGATAATAAAGGACGTTTACTTCCTCCACGGGTTTCCACAGCACGAGATAACTGAGATAAAGCAATTACAGGAATACTCAATTCTTTCGCCAAAGCCTTAAGGTTACGAGAAATTGTAGAAATCTCCTGTTCACGATTACCTCCTTTTTGACTTCCACCTGCAGTCATTAATTGCAAATAATCAATCATTATCATCTTAATCCCATATTGAGAGGCTAAACGACGAGCTTTTGCTCTTAAATCGAAAATTGAAAGCGATGGTGTATCATCGATAAATAAAGGTGCTTTTTCTAAAGTTTTCACCTTTACATTAAGCTGCTCCCATTCATGTTTTTCAAGCTTACCAGTTCTTAATTTTTCTGAAGACAATCCGGTTTCACTAGAAATTAAACGTGTAATTAACTGTACGGAAGACATTTCTAAAGAAAAGAATGCTACAGGAATATTACTATTTACGGCAACATTACGAGCCATAGTAAGCGTAAATGCAGTTTTACCCATACCTGGTCGAGCAGCCACAATAATTAAATCAGATGGTTGCCAACCAGATGTTAACTTATCGAGTTTATCAAATCCAGAGGGAATTCCACTCATACCCTCTTTATTCGAAATTTCTTCAATCTTTTTCTTAGCTTGTATGACTAAACTTTGTGCCGTTTCTGTAGATTTCTTGACGTTTCCTTGAGTTACTTCATACAATTTCGCTTCTGCATTATCTAACAGGTCAAAAACATCTTTTGTTTCATCATAAGCCTCTTCAATAATTTCACTCGAAATTTTTATCAAACTACGTTGAATATATTTCTGAAGAATAATACGTGCATGAAACTCAATGTGCGCTGAAGAAGATACACGTTGTGTTAAAGAAATGAGGTAAAAATCACCACCAATTAAATCTAATTTTTCATCCTTCTTAAGCTGGCTAGAAACCGTTAATAAGTCAACAGGTTCACTGTTTTCAAATAATTTAAAAATGGCTTCAAAAATGTGTTTATGAGCTTCTTTATAGAAAGCTTCGGCACTCAAAATATCAATAACCTCATCAACCCCTTTCTTATCAATCATCATTGCACCCAATACAACTTCCTCTAAATCAATTGCTTGAGGTGGTATTTTACCTTTTTCTAAATTAATAATTGTGCTTTTATCGACTTTATAGCCTTGTATAGGGTTGGGTTGTTTCATAAGTAACAAAAATAACTAAATACATCGACGAACTGCATAAGTGCTGTTTAGCAATCTCAACAGATCGTTAACAATTTAACTGTTAATAACTAAAATATATTGTTAATAGCGCCAAAAAAAACCGAAGCATAAACTTCAGTTTTTTTTGTTGCCTATGTTTAGTGGATTTAGTCTTTATAGACTCCCATTTGATCATATTTTTCCATACGCTGATTCACTAAATCTTTTGGTGATAAGTTTTTAAGTGCATCATAAGACTTTACAATAGCATCCCTTACAGCCGAAAATGCCTTTTCTCTATCTCTGTGCGCTCCACCAATAGGTTCTTTTATAATTTGATCCACAAGTTTCATGCGCTTCATATCCTTAGCTGTTAACTTTAATGCTTCAGCTGCCTGTTCTTTATATTCCCAACTTCTCCACAAAATTGAAGAACAAGACTCTGGTGAGATAACAGAATACCATGTATTTTCTAACATCATAACTTTATCACCAACACCAATTCCTAAGGCTCCACCTGAAGCTCCTTCACCAATAATAACAGTTATAATTGGCACTTTTAAACGTGCCATTTCTAAAATATTTCTTGCTATTGCTTCACCTTGACCACGCTCTTCAGCTTCTAAACCAGGATAAGCGCCTGGTGTATCTATTAAAGTTACTACAGGTATCCCAAATTTTTCAGCAGATTTCATTAAACGTAAAGCTTTACGATAACCTTCTGGGTTAGACATACCGAAATTACGATACTGTCTAGTTTTAGTATTAAATCCCTTTTGCTGACCTATAAACATATAAGATTGATCATCAATTTTTCCTAAACCGCCAATCATTGCTTTATCATCTTTAACATTTCTGTCTCCATGCAATTCTAAAAAAGAATCACCACTCAGCGCTTTAATATGATCTAATGTATATGGTCTGTTTGGATGACGAGACAACTGAACGCGTTGCCAAGCTGTTAAATTTTTATATATATCTTTTTTAGCTTCAGCTAATTTCTTTTCTATCTGCTTACAAGTTTCAGTGACATCAACATCACTTTCTTTTCCTATAATCTGACATTTATCTAGTTGATCTTCTAGTTCTTTTATGGGTAATTCAAACTCTAAATATTCCATACAATTTGAAGTTATTTTTTGTTTAGTTAGTTAGTTAGTTGGCTACAAATATAAAAACTTTAATCGGTAATATTAGTTGTTTTGCTTTTTCGTCTCTTATAGTTTTTGAATATAGCATCAAATAAAACAGTGACTAAAACAAGACATGCACCTATATAAAACTGAGGTGACATTTTCTCGGTCTCTGGAAATAAAACTAAAGCGATTGCTATGCCATAAATTGGCTCTAAATTATAGCTTAAAATTACAGTAAAAGGACTTATATAACGCATCACTTCAACTGCACCTATAAAAGCATAAGCTGTACAAACTGATGCTAAAATAAAAATGTAAATCCAATCAGAATTAGACAATGAAAAAAATTCTGCATTAAATGTGTTCCCAGCTGCTAGAATAAATATAGTTAAGAATACAACACCACTTATAAATTCATAAAATGAAATAACTGTAGCATTATAACGCTCTATAAATCGTCCATTAATAACAGCGAATAAAGTTGAAAATAAAGCGGATAGTAATCCCAAAATAATTCCATTTATATAACCCATTTCACTGCTCGTAATTAAAACAACACCAACTATTACTATAATACCAAAGAGGATTTCATAAGCTAGTATACGTCGTTTAAAAAAAATAGGCTCTATAAAGGAAGCGAAAAACGCTCCGGACGAAAACATGGCTAATGCAATAGATACATTAGCTTGGTTTATAGCTTCAAAAAAAGTAATCCAATGTAAGGCTATAATAATACCTGCAGCTGAAAATTGCCAAAAACTCTTCTTGGTAACTTTTATATTCAGTTTTATAATTTTAATGTAAATAAACATTAAAATACCAGCAATAGCCATTCTATACCAAACCAATTCTAATGAACCTATAGTTATAAGTTCTCCGAGAATGGCTGTAAAACCAGCAATAAAGACAAGTAGATGTAAATGTAAGTAATGCTTAAGTTTAGCGTTTGGCATTTTGTAGAAGATATACTGCTAAAATACCAAATATTACATTAGGAAACCATACAGCTATAATAGGATTAAAGTTAGATTGCTCAGCCATAACTCCAAAAATTTTATCAAAGAAGACATAAATCATGGCAATTGCAATACCAACAGCTAGATTTGCTCCCATACCACCTCGACGTTTAACCGATGATACAGCAACTGCAATAATGGTAAGAATAAATATTGAAACTGGCAAACTCCATTTCTTCAACTTTACAACTTCATATCTTCCTATATTAGGTGAACCTCTTCGTCTCTCTGCTTCAATAAATTTTAAAAGGTCTCCATAAGATTTGGTTTCAGCTGCATATTCAAGAGGTGTTAAATCTTCGAGTTCAAAAGGAAATTTTATATTAAGATTTCTTTTTGTCTCAACAGTTTCGGTACTATTTTCAAAAGAACGCTTTATATAATTTCTCAATCTATAACTAGAATCTTCTTCAACATATCTTATATTATCAGCAAATATTTTGTATTGAAGTTCATTGCCTTCAAAATGCTCATAAGTAAAATTCATGCCTACTTTTCTATCTGGTATATAGTTGCTTACATAGATATAATCGTAATCATTAATTTGTTGGTAAACATGTAGAGTTTGTTGAATTTTTTTATTCTTCTTTAGATATTTAAATTTAAACTCATTAAATCCTTGACTCGCAATTGGCGCTAAATACATACCCAAAAACAAAGCGAATCCTGCTACAATAGTTGCACCTATTAAATAAGGACGTAAAAATCTAGAAAACGAAACACCAGAACTTAAAAAAGCTACAATCTCAGTATTGTTAGCTAGCTTTGACGTAAACCATATTACAGAGAGAAATAAAAATAAAGGAAATAATAAATTGGCGAAGTATACCGTAAAATCTACATAATACATTGCAGTCTCATCAAAAGGAGCTTTATTTTCCAAAATCTTACCTACTTTCTCTGATAGATCTACGGTTATACCAATAGGTATAAATAGTAGTAACATCATTAGAAATGTAAATAAATACCGCTTCAATATGTACCAATCGAGTATTTTCACTTATTACAACCTCTTATCCATTTGTTTTACCATTTTATCTTTCCAAACACCAAAATCACCTTCAATAATATGTTTTCGGGCTTCTCTAGTCAACCACAAATAGAATCCTAAATTATGTATGGTTGCAATTTGTTTTCCTAATAACTCATTAACGGTGAATAAATGTCTTAAATAGGCTTTACTATATTCCGTATCAACAAATGTTATTCCCATTTCATCAATTGGAGAAAAGTCATCTGCCCACTTTAAATTTTTAATATTTATACTACCATGAGCAGTAAACAGCATTCCATTTCTTGCATTACGAGTAGGCATCACACAGTCAAACATATCCACTCCCAACGCAATATTTTCTAATATATTGATTGGAGTCCCAACTCCCATTAGGTAACGCGGTTTATCTTCGGGTAGAATACTACAAACAACATCAGTCATTGCATACATTTCTTCGGCAGGTTCACCAACTGAGAGTCCACCTATAGCATTTCCTTCTGCGCCTGCATTTGCAATATATTCAGCAGATTGTTTCCTTAAATCTTTATATGTACTTCCTTGTACAATCGGGAAAAACGTCTGTTCATAATCGTATTTTAAAGGTGTTTTCTTTAAATGTGTAAGGCAACGTTCTAGCCAACGATGTGTCATGTGCATAGAACGCTTTGCATAATTATAATCACAAGGATAAGGAGTACACTCATCAAATGCCATTATGATATCTGCACCTATACTTCTTTGCACCTCCATTACATTCTCTGGTGTAAAAACGTGATAGCTTCCATCGATATGCGACTTAAACTTTACTCCTTCTTCTTTTATTTTTCGATTGGCAGATAATGAATAAACCTGATAACCTCCTGAATCAGTAAGAATATTACGATCCCAATTCATAAATTTATGAAGTCCACCTGCTTTTTCAAGAATTGGTGTTTGTGGTCTTAAATATAAATGATAAGTATTCCCTAAAATAATATCTGGATTGATATCATTTTTTAATTCTCTCTGATGCACACCTTTAACAGATGCAACAGTACCAACTGGCATAAAAATAGGAGTCTCAATTACACCATGATCTGTAGTAATTGATCCCGCTCTGGCTTTGGTAGCTTTATCGTTTGCTAATCTCTGAAATTTCATTAATTGTAAGTCTGGTGGCAAATATAATTAACTCCATGTCATTCAATCTTAATTAAAAATAAAAATTGTTAGCAAATCCATAAAATCGTTAATAAGTGACTGCTTTCAACTTTTGAAAGGCTTATGTAAAAGGCTATTTTTGTGGCTTAAATTATAAGCAACATAACATGCCAAACATTCAAGAATTAGAAGATTTAACAACTCAAGTTCGTAGAGATATTTTACGAATGGTACATAAAGTCAATTCTGGTCATCCAGGAGGCTCCTTAGGCTGTGCCGAATTTTTTGTTTCACTGTACCAAGAGATCATGGATAGAAATGATGGTTTTGATATGGACGGAAAAGGTGAGGATTTATTTTTCCTTTCTAACGGTCATATCTCACCTGTCTATTATAGTGTACTGGCAAGGTCTGGTTATTTCTCTGTAGATGAATTAAACACCTTTAGATTAATAGATTCGCGTTTACAAGGACATCCAACAACCCATGAAGGATTACCAGGAATAAGAATTGCTTCAGGTTCATTAGGGCAAGGTATGTCAGTTGCTATAGGCGCAGCACAAGCAAAGAAACTTAATAACGATAAGCACTTAGTTTATAGTCTACATGGTGATGGTGAATTACAAGAGGGCCAAAATTGGGAAGCTATTATGTATGCCTCTGCAAAAAGAGTAGATAACCTTATCGCTACAGTTGATTTAAATGGGAAGCAGATAGATGGAGCTACAGATGATGTTTTACCAATGGGTAGCATTAAAGCTAAGTTTGAAGCTTTTGGTTGGACTGTTCTTGAAATTGAAGAAGGTAATAACTTAGAGGCTGTTTTAAATGGTTTAAAAGAAGCAAAATCATTAACAGGTAATGGAAAACCTATTTGTGTTTTGCTAAAAACTGTAATGGGTAATGGTATTGATTTTATGATGCATACACATGCATGGCATGGTAAAGCACCAAACGATGAACAATTAGCTATAGGATTAGCTCAAAATGCTGAAACTTTAGGAGATTATTAATATGAATAAAATACTAACGTACTTATTAATATTTTGTATAGGTCTCTGCTATTCTCAAGAAAAAAATATTACTATTGATTATACTGTAGATTATCTTGTTCCAAAGAAGAACAAAACTGAAGTTGATACTATTACTATTGGGTTTGACAAAGATGGTAGATACTTATGGACCGATAGCGAATATCTTGCAAAAGATTTAGGGCGTTCTATGTTTAGAGGAAAAGAAGAACTTTTAAAAGATGCTGAAATAGGGATAATTTTAGATACTGAAAAGTTGAAAATCACTTTATTCTTTAGTTCTGGCGACAATGAAATTTATATGAACGTAGCCTTAGACGCTATAGTGCCTATTCGTAATTCTAATAAACCAAGTGAAACGTTTGAACTACAATCTGAAACCACAGGAGATACAATTAAAGTATTAGATCGTGAGACAGAGATGTACATTCTATTTCCTAGCAACAAGCCAGATGATAGCGTATATGTTGGAGTTGATAAAGAACTAAAAGTTGATAACACTAAGTTATTTGATAATTTTCTTTCATTCTTTTTTGCTGCAGAGGAAAACTCAGAAATGAAAGCACTTAATTTTCCAAACGGACTTATACTCAATATTTCTGATGATGGGAAAACCATTATTGAAGCACATAAAATAAATACCAATACTAAAACAATTACTCTTAACCATAGTTACAAAATAACAGAATGAAAACATACACTTACACAGAAAAAAAAGATACAAGAAGCGGTTTTGGAGCTGGTTTAGCAGAATTAGGACGCACCAATCCCAATGTTGTTGCATTATGTGCAGACCTTATTGGATCTTTAAAGATGAATCAATTTATTGATGAAAATCCTGAACGTTTCTTTCAAGTAGGAATAGCTGAAGCAAACATGATGGGAATAGCGGCAGGTTTAACCATTGGAGGGAAAATTCCTTTCACAGGTACATTTGCAAATTTTTCGACAGGTAGAGTTTATGATCAAATTAGACAGTCAATTGCTTATTCTGGCAAAAACGTAAAAATATGTGCTTCTCATGCTGGTTTAACTTTAGGTGAAGATGGAGCAACGCATCAAATATTAGAAGATATTGGTTTAATGAAAATGCTACCAGGAATGGTTGTTATTAATCCTTGTGATTACAATCAAACTAAAGCAGCAACTATTGCTATTGCAGAACATAATGGACCAGTATATTTAAGATTTGGACGTCCTTCTGTACCAATTTTCACTCCAGCCGATCAAAAGTTTGAAATTGGTAAAGCCATTAAATTTACTGAAGGTACAGATGTCACTATTGTAGCTACAGGTCATTTAGTTTGGGAAGCTTTGGAAGCTTCTAAAGCCCTTAATGAAGCAGGAATTTCAGCTGAAGTTATAAATATCCATACTATAAAACCTTTAGATGATAAAGCTATTTTAGATTCGGTTTCTAAAACAGGATGTATAGTAACAGCTGAAGAACATAATCATTTAGGTGGTCTCGGAGAAAGTGTAGCTAGAGTTTTAGCTCTACATAATCCAACTCCACAAGAATTTGTCGCTACTAATGATACATTTGGCGAATCTGGGACACCTGCTCAGCTTATGAATAAGTATGGTTTAAACAGTGATGCGATACAAAAAGCAGTAAAAAAGGTATTAAAAAGAAAATAAATTCGTTTTGGCATCGTTTTTGAAACTGCATACTAATCTTAAAAACGAACATTATGAAAAATTTGAAAAAGTCAGCATTTTTAGCTGCAGTTTTAGCATTTATTAGTTTTAGTTTAAGTGCCCAAAGTGGTAGTGGCTTTGGTTTTAAAGGTGGTTTAAACTATAGTGCAAATGGAGACTATTTTGAAGCTATAGGCGATAATGCCAAAAACCCAGACCGAAACATAGGCTACCATATTGGTGTTTTCGGAAAAATAGGTGAAAAGCTCTATTTTAGACCAGAATTAGTTTATACCGCTACAAAAAGTGATTACGACAGCGATGAATTTTCCGTGAAGAAGATTGATGCTCCACTTTTAGTTGGAATAAGAGTTTTGGGGCCAATCAGTGTTTTTGGAGGGCCATCACTTCAATACATTTTAGACACAGAATTCGAGGGTATTAGTATTGATAATGTTGAAGATGATTTCTCTGTAGGTTTAAATTTTGGTATTGGAATAAATTTCAATAAAGTTGGTATTGATCTGAGATATGAAAGAGGTTTTAATAATAATGAAGCTACATTCTTAGATAACAATCTTGGTTCTGATGTTACTAGTAGAATTGATACTAGACCGGATCAATTAATTTTAAGTTTATCAATAGCACTCTAATAGATAATAATAAGCATATAAAAAAGCCACTAAGTTCTTAATCAGAAATTAGTGGCTTTTTATTTAGGTGAAATTTAGGCTTTCTTTGGAATACTCTTTAGAATTTCTAACACAAATTTCCAATACTTCTGTGCAGAAGAAATCTGTGCACGCTCATCTGGGGAATGTGCCCCTTTAATATTTGGTCCAAAGCTAATCATATCCATATCTGGGTAGTTAGTTCCTAAAATCCCACATTCTAAACCTGCATGGCAAGCAGCAACATGTGGTTTTTCTCCGTTGTTTAAACGTTCATAAATTGGAACCATTACTTTTAAAATATCAGAATCCATATTTGGTGCCCAACCAGGATAATCACCAGAAAATTCAACTTCACAACCTGTTAATTCAAAAGTCGCTCGTAATGTATTTGCTAAATCTAATTTAGAGCTTTCTACAGAACTACGTGTTAAGCAACCTATTTTAATAGTGCCTTCTTTTACAATAACTCTAGCAATATTATTAGATGTTTCAACTAAATCTTTAATATCCGGACTCATACGATATACACCATTACAAGCGGCATATAAAGCTCTAGTAATACCTTCTTGAACTCCTAAGTCCATAATTTTTTCTGGAGTTGTCGTTTTAGAAACTTCAATTTCTAATTCCGGCTCCATAGTTTTAAATTCTGATTTAATAGTTTTTACTAGCTCATTAATTTCAGATTCAAAAGCAGTTTCATGAATAGCATCAATGACAACAATAGCATTACTTTCTCTTGGAATAGCATTTCGTAAACTTCCTCCATCTATTTCAGAAATACGTAATCCGAATTTTTCAAAACCATCAAACAAAAGACGACTCATTATTTTATTAGCATTACCTAAACCTTCATGAATTTGCATACCTGAATGTCCTCCTTGTAAACCTTTTACAACGACTGTATATCCAATCTTAAACTCAGGGGTTTCCTCTTCATTATAGCTACGCGTTGCAGTAACATCTACTCCACCAGCACAACCTACACCTATTTCATCAT
Coding sequences within:
- the dnaB gene encoding replicative DNA helicase, whose protein sequence is MKQPNPIQGYKVDKSTIINLEKGKIPPQAIDLEEVVLGAMMIDKKGVDEVIDILSAEAFYKEAHKHIFEAIFKLFENSEPVDLLTVSSQLKKDEKLDLIGGDFYLISLTQRVSSSAHIEFHARIILQKYIQRSLIKISSEIIEEAYDETKDVFDLLDNAEAKLYEVTQGNVKKSTETAQSLVIQAKKKIEEISNKEGMSGIPSGFDKLDKLTSGWQPSDLIIVAARPGMGKTAFTLTMARNVAVNSNIPVAFFSLEMSSVQLITRLISSETGLSSEKLRTGKLEKHEWEQLNVKVKTLEKAPLFIDDTPSLSIFDLRAKARRLASQYGIKMIMIDYLQLMTAGGSQKGGNREQEISTISRNLKALAKELSIPVIALSQLSRAVETRGGSKRPLLSDLRESGAIEQDADIVSFIYRPEYYKIDEWDDEERSPTEGQGEFIVAKHRNGGLENIRLKFIGHLGKFDNLDDFDTPFGEFHSKMNAAANDDTFKPDNFPSPSDAFDGPEDDGVPF
- a CDS encoding transketolase, whose amino-acid sequence is MPNIQELEDLTTQVRRDILRMVHKVNSGHPGGSLGCAEFFVSLYQEIMDRNDGFDMDGKGEDLFFLSNGHISPVYYSVLARSGYFSVDELNTFRLIDSRLQGHPTTHEGLPGIRIASGSLGQGMSVAIGAAQAKKLNNDKHLVYSLHGDGELQEGQNWEAIMYASAKRVDNLIATVDLNGKQIDGATDDVLPMGSIKAKFEAFGWTVLEIEEGNNLEAVLNGLKEAKSLTGNGKPICVLLKTVMGNGIDFMMHTHAWHGKAPNDEQLAIGLAQNAETLGDY
- a CDS encoding DMT family transporter, with the protein product MPNAKLKHYLHLHLLVFIAGFTAILGELITIGSLELVWYRMAIAGILMFIYIKIIKLNIKVTKKSFWQFSAAGIIIALHWITFFEAINQANVSIALAMFSSGAFFASFIEPIFFKRRILAYEILFGIIVIVGVVLITSSEMGYINGIILGLLSALFSTLFAVINGRFIERYNATVISFYEFISGVVFLTIFILAAGNTFNAEFFSLSNSDWIYIFILASVCTAYAFIGAVEVMRYISPFTVILSYNLEPIYGIAIALVLFPETEKMSPQFYIGACLVLVTVLFDAIFKNYKRRKSKTTNITD
- a CDS encoding acetyl-CoA carboxylase carboxyltransferase subunit alpha; the protein is MEYLEFELPIKELEDQLDKCQIIGKESDVDVTETCKQIEKKLAEAKKDIYKNLTAWQRVQLSRHPNRPYTLDHIKALSGDSFLELHGDRNVKDDKAMIGGLGKIDDQSYMFIGQQKGFNTKTRQYRNFGMSNPEGYRKALRLMKSAEKFGIPVVTLIDTPGAYPGLEAEERGQGEAIARNILEMARLKVPIITVIIGEGASGGALGIGVGDKVMMLENTWYSVISPESCSSILWRSWEYKEQAAEALKLTAKDMKRMKLVDQIIKEPIGGAHRDREKAFSAVRDAIVKSYDALKNLSPKDLVNQRMEKYDQMGVYKD
- a CDS encoding aminoacyl-histidine dipeptidase, translated to MSSEIRALEPKQLWNKFADLNAVPRPSKKEERVIKFMKDFGENLGLETIEDEVGNVIIRKSATKGMEDRKPIVMQSHLDMVHQKNNDTVFDFDTQGIEMVIEDDWVKAKGTTLGADNGLGVATIMAILESDTIAHPALEALFTIDEETGMTGAMGLKGGLLKGEILLNLDTEEDDEIGVGCAGGVDVTATRSYNEEETPEFKIGYTVVVKGLQGGHSGMQIHEGLGNANKIMSRLLFDGFEKFGLRISEIDGGSLRNAIPRESNAIVVIDAIHETAFESEINELVKTIKSEFKTMEPELEIEVSKTTTPEKIMDLGVQEGITRALYAACNGVYRMSPDIKDLVETSNNIARVIVKEGTIKIGCLTRSSVESSKLDLANTLRATFELTGCEVEFSGDYPGWAPNMDSDILKVMVPIYERLNNGEKPHVAACHAGLECGILGTNYPDMDMISFGPNIKGAHSPDERAQISSAQKYWKFVLEILKSIPKKA
- a CDS encoding LptF/LptG family permease — its product is MKILDWYILKRYLFTFLMMLLLFIPIGITVDLSEKVGKILENKAPFDETAMYYVDFTVYFANLLFPLFLFLSVIWFTSKLANNTEIVAFLSSGVSFSRFLRPYLIGATIVAGFALFLGMYLAPIASQGFNEFKFKYLKKNKKIQQTLHVYQQINDYDYIYVSNYIPDRKVGMNFTYEHFEGNELQYKIFADNIRYVEEDSSYRLRNYIKRSFENSTETVETKRNLNIKFPFELEDLTPLEYAAETKSYGDLLKFIEAERRRGSPNIGRYEVVKLKKWSLPVSIFILTIIAVAVSSVKRRGGMGANLAVGIAIAMIYVFFDKIFGVMAEQSNFNPIIAVWFPNVIFGILAVYLLQNAKR
- the tgt gene encoding tRNA guanosine(34) transglycosylase Tgt, with product MKFQRLANDKATKARAGSITTDHGVIETPIFMPVGTVASVKGVHQRELKNDINPDIILGNTYHLYLRPQTPILEKAGGLHKFMNWDRNILTDSGGYQVYSLSANRKIKEEGVKFKSHIDGSYHVFTPENVMEVQRSIGADIIMAFDECTPYPCDYNYAKRSMHMTHRWLERCLTHLKKTPLKYDYEQTFFPIVQGSTYKDLRKQSAEYIANAGAEGNAIGGLSVGEPAEEMYAMTDVVCSILPEDKPRYLMGVGTPINILENIALGVDMFDCVMPTRNARNGMLFTAHGSINIKNLKWADDFSPIDEMGITFVDTEYSKAYLRHLFTVNELLGKQIATIHNLGFYLWLTREARKHIIEGDFGVWKDKMVKQMDKRL
- a CDS encoding transketolase family protein, translating into MKTYTYTEKKDTRSGFGAGLAELGRTNPNVVALCADLIGSLKMNQFIDENPERFFQVGIAEANMMGIAAGLTIGGKIPFTGTFANFSTGRVYDQIRQSIAYSGKNVKICASHAGLTLGEDGATHQILEDIGLMKMLPGMVVINPCDYNQTKAATIAIAEHNGPVYLRFGRPSVPIFTPADQKFEIGKAIKFTEGTDVTIVATGHLVWEALEASKALNEAGISAEVINIHTIKPLDDKAILDSVSKTGCIVTAEEHNHLGGLGESVARVLALHNPTPQEFVATNDTFGESGTPAQLMNKYGLNSDAIQKAVKKVLKRK
- a CDS encoding outer membrane beta-barrel protein codes for the protein MKNLKKSAFLAAVLAFISFSLSAQSGSGFGFKGGLNYSANGDYFEAIGDNAKNPDRNIGYHIGVFGKIGEKLYFRPELVYTATKSDYDSDEFSVKKIDAPLLVGIRVLGPISVFGGPSLQYILDTEFEGISIDNVEDDFSVGLNFGIGINFNKVGIDLRYERGFNNNEATFLDNNLGSDVTSRIDTRPDQLILSLSIAL